The genomic DNA TTGTAGGGATGAGGGTGCTGGTCCCAGTCGGTGGCGGGATCGCGGGTCCAGGTGCCCTTGTCCTCTTTCCAGAAGATGACGTCGGGCGGGATGTTCTTGTTAGAGTGATCGAGGGTGAGGCTCTTCCCGCGGATGATGTAGGCGCCGATCTTGTCCTTGGGGTCGGAGAGGTTCCTGGAATCGGAGGCGAAGTCCTTGGCGCGGCCGACGGCGACGGACTTGATCTGGTGGGCGGCGTCGGTGAGGAGGTCGGCCTGGCGGCTGACTTCGCGGCGGGTTTCATTCAGCAAGTAGGCCCAGCCGCTGTTTTCATTCGGTGCACTGTAGGGGGCGTGCAGCGTGATGGTCTGCTGCGATGCGGTGGCGGTGACTTCGACGGTCTCGCTGATGCTATCGCCATTCGGGAGGGTGGCGCGGAGGTGATAGGTGCCGGGGTCGAGGTCGAGGGACCTGGTGCCGCCGCGAAGGGGGACGAGTGCGGTGGTGGATGAGCTGCCACGGGAGGGATTGGCATTCACGGACTCATCGAGTGCGCGGCGGACCTGGACGGGGATGAGGGCTTCGGTGCCCATGCGCTGCTCACTTGATGAAGGGAGCATCATGGGGAGCTGGAAGCCGATGGAGACTTGGGTGCTCATGGGACGGGAAGTTTGCAGTGATCGACGGGCATGCGGAATTCCTTCCTGCGGGTGGCGATGAGCTGGCCGGGATTGCTGAAGGTGGAGAGATCGTATTCGCCGGGTGGCAAGTCGGTGTCCCAGGTGGTGAGTGTGGGGGGTGGTGGCGGGCCACCGGTGGGCGGATGGGCCTGGGTGATGCCATTTCCGGCGATGCTGAAGAAGGTGGTGGGGAAGACTTCCGCGGGGACGGTGCTGACGCGGGCGAGGACGCGGCAATCGGCAGCGGGGATCTCGTGGAGATCGAGGGGGATGGCGGGCATGGTCTGCGACATGTCCTTGCAGTCGCAATTGAGCGGGAGGCTTTTCTCGGCGGTCATGCGCTTCATGCGTTCGTCGAGGGCGGCGCGGAGGGAGTCGGCGGTGACCTGGAAGGCGCCGGCGCCGCCATTGTCGCTGGCGCCGTGGTGATTGAAGCAATCTAACAGGCCCTCGGTGAAGAAGGTGTGCATGCCGGTGCGTCCGAGTGCGGGCTGGCCCTTTGCGAGGGCGGCGCGGTAGAGCGGGACGTGGCGGGGATGGAGGGATGGCTGGGGGCTGAGGAAGGGGGCGCAGAAGTCTTCGCCGGCCTCCTCCTGTGACTGGAGCTGTGCGCCGAGGTGGGAGCGGCAGGCATCGACGAAGAACATCTGGATGCCGGCGCGGCAGGAGCCCATGCGGGTGATGAGGGTATTCAGCTTGATGAGGTTTTCGCCGGGGGCATTCGCATCGCTGAAGGCATCCGATGGGAGGAGGTAGTGATCGGTGCCCTCCATGCCGTGGCCGACGAAGAAGAGCATGGCGCGATTTTCCTGATGGCCGTGGGCGCGGGTGCGCCACTCGTGGGCGGCGGTGCGGATATTCCTGAAGGTGGCCTCGGGGACGGCGGTGGTGGTGCCATCGCTGCGGGTGAACTGGCCGGGCGAGAGCAGGATATCGAGCGACGCGAGCGGGAAGCGGGCCGAGCTGAAGCCCTTGTTCCCGCTCGCGCCGTCGATAAACCAATTCGCGAGCCTCTCGATGGAGGGGACGGAGGTGCTGAGGCGCTTGAGGCCGGGGGCGTGTCTATCGCCATTTCCACCACCACCGGTGCCGTCTTCGGCGGGGAGTTCCGTGTAGTGATTCACGCCGATGAGGAGCACGTGTGTGCCGCCGCCGGCGGGAGGTGCTGCTGCCTGGAAGAAGGGTGGCATGCGCGGGTGGAGTGGTGGAGATCGAGGCCGTGGATGCGGCTTATTCAGCGGATGTTAGACTCACTCAAGGAGTGTTAGATTCACTCATGGAGTGACGCCCTCGACGTGGAGCTCGACGGCGAAATTTGCGGCGACGATGGCGAAGCCTTCACTGGTGGGGTGGATCTCATCATCCCAGGAGCCATCGGGCACATTGGTCTTGCGGCCGATGTAGAAGACGCGGCCGGCATTGGCGGCGGCGAGTTGTTCGAGGCGCTTGGTGAAGCGAGTGACGACTTCCTTGATGATGGCGCGCTGGTCGCTCTTTTCGGTGATGCCTGCCTTGATCATGGCGACGCCGAGCCAGGGGCCCTTTGGCCGGGGGATGGCGAAGTCGTAGCTGTGGACGAAGACCTTGACGCCGGGGAAGTCGTTTTCGACCTGGAGGATGATGGTATTGTAGTGCTTGAGGACGCGATTGAGGGCGTCATCGAAGGCGGAGTTCAGGTAGTCGCCGGGAGGCGTGCCGGCGGGGAGGCCGGTATTGAGATAGTCGCCGAAGTGATCGCCCATGAGGTCATTGCCGCCGCCGCTGACGAGGAGGGTGCGGGAGTTTTCGGCCCTGAGGGCGGTGGCCCATTTGCCGGACTGGACGACTTCGCTGAGCTCGGCGCCGGCGGCATCGAGGCTGAGGATGGCGTAACCGTGATTGTCGCCGAGGTGATTGATGACATCGCGCAGGAGGGGATGGCTGAACCATGAGTCGCCGGCGGAGACGATGGGCTTGAGGGCGGGGTTGTTCTTGATCTTGCGGCGGTAGGCGCGCTGGCGATTGCTATGGGTGAAGAAGTTCGCGATATCGAGGCCGAGGCCGAGCTGGACGGGTTGTCCGGGGTCGGGCTTGATGATGACGCCGGGCTTGGGCGTGAACTTGGGGGAGTAGGGATTGGTCTGGTCGATATCGAAGTATTCGAAGAGTGCTTCGCCATTGGTGGCTTCGAGTTCGGCGAGGATTTCCTGGTTGGTGAATTCGGGCATGGAGGTGGGTGGTTGGGGAGGGAGGTGTTAGGTGGGGAGTGACGGGTGATCGGTGAGGGAAGCGCCGAGTGATCGGTGATCAGTGATCAGTGGAAAGGCATCGGGGTTGGGAAGGATTTACCGCAGAGACGCGGAGGTCGCGGAGGGACGCAGAGAGGAGACGCAGGGTGATCTTTCTTTGCCGAGGCTATGGAGGATGGGCGGGTGAAAGACACGAGGGTGACCGCGGATGAGAGGATGGTGGTTTTATCTAACCGCGGATTTCACGGATGGCGCGGATGAAGAGAGGGGAAGGTGTTAACCGCGGATGGGCGCGGATGAAGAAGGGCGGTGATGGCGGGGCCGCGGTGATGGCGGTCCCGGTGGATGATGTTTCCGGATCTCATGGGGAGGGATTTCCGTATCTATGGAGGATCATGAGTGCGGGGGAAATGAGGGCAAGATGGAAGTGAGTGGCGGGTATGGGAGATGCTCCCATGCGGGTGGTGGAGTTTTGGTGATGATGTGGGTAGGTGGGTGCGGTGGAGGTGTGGTGTATGTTATGGGGTGGTATGGTGAAGGGTTGGGTGGGGGTGTGAGGGGACGTTCCGGTTTAGCGGAAGTCACAGCTGGGCCATCCCGGGAAGCATTGAAGGGGGATGAGGATTGTCCGTGCCCTTCCGCAACGCCGTTGGCGTAGGGACTCGGGTATGGACTGACCCGGGGTAGCCTCCTGCGTCGGCAACCCCGGGCTTTGTTGCGGAGTCCCGTTGGGACAAAGAGTTCCCGGTTTGTGGATAAAGGTCGGCCCGCAAGGTGCGGGAAAATGAAGTGACGACCGCCGGGGACTGAAGGCCCGGGCTATAGAGGGAGCGTTCCGATTCGTTGGAAGTCTCCCGGGATGGATCGGGCCTTTGGCCCTCGAAGACCTTCGTATCCATCACCTAGGCCTGGCGGCCTAGGCTGGTATGGGGCGGGCCGTTGGCCCTGAAGGAGGGCGCAGGGGGATGGGAGCTGTTAGAGCGGGTTCGACAGCACTCGGAGAGTGTGGACCACGATGGGGGACTGATGCAGTCGCGCTGTTAGGGGAGGTGGACCTTATTAGGGGAGGTCTACGGAGTAGAGTTCGCGGCCGATGGTGCGGCGGTTGGCGGTGAAGTAGAGTTTGCTGCCGAGGACGCGGAGGGCCTGGGGGTTGGAGCTTTCGGGGCCGGGGTCGATGTCGGAGACGAGGACGGTGCCGGCTTCGGTGCCGTCGCTGCGCCAGAGTTCGGTGCCGTGTTCTTCATCGGTGGCGGTGAAGTAGACGAGATTGCCGGCGGCGACGAGGTGGGCGGGATTGGAGCTCTGGGCGCTGGTGCTGGCGGTGCCAGGGTAGATGTTCTTTACGAGGCGGGTGCCATTGGCGGTGCCGTCGGTGGCCCAGAGTTCGGCATCGCCGTCCTGGATGCCGCAGTAGAAGAACTGATTGCCGGCGACGACCTGGCGGTCGGAGTAGGTGATCCAGTAGTTGACGCGGCGGCCGATGACGTAGGGCGCGACGGGGGCGGTGCCGGTGGCATCGAGGCGCCAGAGGAAGGGGGCGGGCTGGATGCGGTCGCCCTGGAAGATGGCGGCGCCGCCGAGGTCGAAGGCGGGGCCCATGGAGCCGGCGTCGAAGTCGACGGCGGGGGTGACGGCGACGGTGCCGGCAGCGGTGCCATCGCTCTGCCAGAGGTACTGGAGGGTGCCGGTCTTGACGGTGAAGTGGAGCTTGCCAGCGACGACGGAGAGGTAGGCGGCGGCATCGGTGGACTGGCCGTACCAATCGCTCTTCAGGGCGACGGTGCCGGCGGCGGTGCCATCGCTGCGCCAGAGGGTGGGGCCGGTGAGGGCGTAGGCGACGTCGCCGAGGGCGACGAGTTCGCCGGGCTTCGGGCGCGGGGTGGTGCCGTCGGTGGAGGCGACCTTCGAGGTGCCGGCGGGGGTGCCGTTGGTTTTCCAGAGGCCGGTGGTGGCGGCTTCGTCGTTGTAGTTCACGGCGAAGTAGTAGTTGCTGCCGGCCTTGACGAAGTCGGCGGCGTAGCCACTGCCGGTGTCGGCGAGCTGGAGGGTGCCTTTCTTGGTGCCATCGGTGATCCAGACCTGGTGCTTGGCGCCGGGATTATCGACGGTGAAGAGGAGGCTGCTGCCGAGGTGGCCGCGGAAGGAGACGGAGCCCTGGATGCCGAGCTGGGTGGTGGGGACTTTCCAGATGGCCTTCGACTTGCTGCCGTCGGGATTCATCTGCCAGAGCTCGTGGGTGAGTCCGGTTTTGACGAAGGCGAGGAGGAGGCCATTCAGCATGTCGAAGGGTGCGCCTTCGGCCGGGTGGAGGGGGACGCCGGAGGAGTTCGACTTTTCGGACTTGGTGAGCTGGGTGGCGCCGCCATTCGAGCGGACCATGGAGAGGGCGATGGCGGACTGGACCTGGCCGGTGATGAAGAAGGCCGCGGTGTCGGTATTCGTGAGGAGGGGATCGAGGCCGTAGGGGTTATTGAAGGCGGGGGACTTGCCGACGACCTGGGTGGAGCCGCTGGTGCCGCGGGTGCGCCAGAGGTGCTCGAAGCCGTAGGGGTCGGTGAGGTCGAAGTAGAGGGAATCGCCGAATTCCCGCATATCCGTATAGACGGGCAGGCTGTCCGGCGGCGGGAAGGCGCGGAAGGGGAAGGTGCCGGCGGTGGTGCCATCGGTGCGCCAGAGCTCGTAGCCGATGTCATTGTGATAGGTGGAGAAGTAGATGGCGTCCTTCCACGAATTCAGCGCGAGGGTGATCTTGGACTCGGTGGTCTGGTCCGGCGACATCAGGGTGATGCGGCGGGTGCCGGCGGCAGTGCCATCGCTGGTCCAGAGGGTGCGATTTGACGAGCCATCGACGGCGATGAAGAAGGCGTCATCATGCAGTGCGATGACGAGCATCTGATTCCAGGTGGTGGCGTCGGGTGGTCCGACCTTCACGGGATCGCCACCGGCGATGGGGCAGACGAAGAGCTGGAGGCCGCCTGCGGAGAGCTGGCTGGTGATGAAGAGGCGATCTGCGGCGACGGTGATGGAGATGGGGGTGCCGGTGGTGAAGGTGGTGATCTTCGTGGTGCCGGCGACGGTGCCATTGCTGCGCCAGACTTCCTTGTCATTCGCGACGAAGTAGCACCATGAGTCGCCAGTGGCGGTGGCGTAGGCGGAGGGATCGGAGATGGGGGTGTGGTGATCGCTGGCGAGGGGATTCAGGGAGCGGGTGCCGGCGACGGTGCCATCGCTGAAGAAGAGCTCGTGGGAGTCATCGGTGCGGGAGGAGTTGATTTCCTCGAAGAAGAAGCCGGCGGGGGTGCCGACGAGGAGATTGGTGGAGGACTGGTAGCCGGGGAGGGAATTTTCCAACAGGCGGGTGGTGCCGGCCTCGGTGCCATCGGTGATCCAGATCTGGTCGCCGGTGGAGACGCGATTGACGAGGAGGGCGGTCTTCTTGGTGGTGCCGGTGCCGAAGGAGGTGGGCTGCTGCGGGGAGGAGCTGCCGGGGCCGGGGATGAGGTCCTTGAGGAGGCGGGTGCCCTTGGCCTTGCCATCGGTGACCCAGAGCTCGGTGCCATTGGCGAAGGTCTGCATGGGGAAGACGACGCGCTGGCTGCCGGTGGCGCTGGCCCAGGTGATGTTGGGATTGTAGGCGGTATTCGGCGAGAGGGTGTTGGCGTCCTTGATGAGGCGGGCGGTCTGCAATTGCGCGCGGGCCTGATCGGGTGTGGCGGTGATGGCGAGCGCGAGCGCGGAGGTGAGCAGGGCGGACCGATGGAGGTAGGAAAGCGGAAGTCGTGAGCGCATCATCGAGTGGAGCGTGAAGGGGGTGGATGAAAGAGGTGGCTGTCCCTGGGGTCGAAGGTGTTGCTTTTTCGAGGGGCCTGTTGCGGGGACAGCTAGAGGGATCTGGCGGGATGGCAAGCACGCTCGTGCGACAGGAGCGGATGACGCGAAGATGGTGGGGAAATGCGCGGTGGGGTGAAACCGGGCGGGGTTTTCGGGCGGATATGGGGGAGGCGAGCTGATGGATCGTGCGGTTTGCAGGAAAGGCGGGGGAGGGCCGAGTGATCGGTGATCGGTGGAAAGGCATCGGTCTGGTGGAGGGAGCGAACCGCGGAGGTTGCGGCTTGCAAGCAGCGGGTCGACGCGCTGGCGGCTACGGCGGCGAAGTAAGATGGTGGACGGCGGCCCGAATCTTGGTCGGGGCGACTGAGTCGTCCCGGCGGGGTTCGGGCTGCGTGATGGAGTGGGGCTCGTGTCGACGGAACGTCGACACCCCTTATGGTGGATGTGAAGCGGGAGTCGGACGATGCGGCTGGTGGACGCTGGTTGGCGAGGGTCGTGGACGCGGTGCTACAGGGTGATGGAGGGACGACTGCGTCGTTGTGTCGACGTAACCCATCCTCCGCTTGACATGCATAGAGGTGCAATGTATAGAGATTCTATGCTAACCAAAGAGCTGGTTGCCGCTTCCTCCGAGCCGATGGTTCTTTGCCTTCTGGAAAAGGGCGAAAGCTATGGCTACGCACTGATCCAGGAAATCCGGCGGTTGTCCGGCGAGCGCATCGAGTGGACGGATGGGATGCTCTACCCGGTGCTGCACCGGATGGAGGCGCGGGGTCTGATCAAGGCGCGCTGGGCCAAAAGTGAGACTGGCCGAAAACGGAAGTACTACCGGCTTCTGGAAGAGGGCAGGACCGCCATGGCCGGGCATCACGAACAGTGGTCGCTGGTCGCCGGTGTCCTGGCTGCCTTGAGAAAGGAGGCGCATGTTTGATCTGAAGTCAGCGCTGAAAGTCTGGCGACGCGATCTGCGCGCGGCAGGCCTCAAGGAAAACGCGTTGTTAGGCGAGCTGGAGTGCCATCTGATAGACGCGATGGAAGAGCTGGTCGCCGGGGGCATGACGGCAGAGGAAGCATTCCTTTCCGCCTCCCGGAGCATTGGCACAGTCCAAGTGTTAGGGGCCGAATTTGGAAAGATCGAGTGGGTCCATGATGAGCGGAAACGCCGCGAGGCGAAGATCTGTTTTCTGACGCTTCTGGCTTTATTCACGCTCGGGATGAGTGTGGCGATGCTGGTTGCTCCGGAGATTTCGGATGGCCAGCGGGCTTCCGGGATGATGGCCATCATGAGCCTGCCGGGTCTTGTTTTCGCGGGGCGGGCTTTGTTTGCGGCGATGCCTGTGCGCCGTTTCAAAACCGCGATCCTAAGCGGGGCCGGGATGCTGGCGCTCGCGTGGAGTTGTCACGAGGCATGGCTGCTGAGGGCGGACGAGATCTTGTTTGGAGAATCCATGGCAGTGCTGTTGTGGGCGGTCTGCCCGGCCTGGGGGTTGATGGCCGGTGTTCACTGGGGAATTCAAGCCGCCGTGCAGAAGCACGCGGGGAATGCGGCGAATCCCGTCCTTCACTGAGATGATCAACATCAAGCGTCCGCCATTCGCACTGCTGGTTCTTCTCGGTCTTGCTACGGTATCCATCGTAGTTGCCGCAGGGGATCCGCCGGGCAGTGAAGCCCTGCAAAAAGTCCTGGATGAACGCCTCAGTACCGATGGGGCGGGTGGCGCGATGCTGGTGGCGCGGGAGGGGAAGATCCTGTTTTCCCGCGGCTACGGTCTCGCGGATCGGGAGGGAAAGGCGGCGGCTACTCCGGATACCCGCTTTCGCATCGGGTCAGTGACCAAGCAATTCACGGCGGCTGCGATTCTCCATCTCGCGGAGCAGGGATGTCTCTCGATCGAAGATCCGCTCTCGAAGTATTTTCCAAGCTACCCGGGTGGCGAGAAGATCACGCTGCGCCAGCTGCTCAACCATACCTCGGGACTTCACAGCTATACGGAGCAGGAGGGCTTTGCAGAGAAAGTCGGCAAGCCGATCAAGCCGGCCGACCTGATCGCGTGGTTTCAGAATGCGCCGCCGGATTTCCCGCCGGGAGAACAGTTCCGCTACTCTAACAGCGGCTACTTCTTGCTCGGCGAGATCGTGGCAAAAGTTTCCGGCCAGTCCTTCGGTGACTATCTGGATCACACGTTCTTCGGCCCGCTGGGGATGCACGATACCGGCCTGTGGCTGAACGCGACTCCGCCGGCGAATGCAGCGAAGGGCT from Luteolibacter sp. Y139 includes the following:
- a CDS encoding caspase family protein, coding for MPPFFQAAAPPAGGGTHVLLIGVNHYTELPAEDGTGGGGNGDRHAPGLKRLSTSVPSIERLANWFIDGASGNKGFSSARFPLASLDILLSPGQFTRSDGTTTAVPEATFRNIRTAAHEWRTRAHGHQENRAMLFFVGHGMEGTDHYLLPSDAFSDANAPGENLIKLNTLITRMGSCRAGIQMFFVDACRSHLGAQLQSQEEAGEDFCAPFLSPQPSLHPRHVPLYRAALAKGQPALGRTGMHTFFTEGLLDCFNHHGASDNGGAGAFQVTADSLRAALDERMKRMTAEKSLPLNCDCKDMSQTMPAIPLDLHEIPAADCRVLARVSTVPAEVFPTTFFSIAGNGITQAHPPTGGPPPPPTLTTWDTDLPPGEYDLSTFSNPGQLIATRRKEFRMPVDHCKLPVP
- a CDS encoding SGNH/GDSL hydrolase family protein, producing MPEFTNQEILAELEATNGEALFEYFDIDQTNPYSPKFTPKPGVIIKPDPGQPVQLGLGLDIANFFTHSNRQRAYRRKIKNNPALKPIVSAGDSWFSHPLLRDVINHLGDNHGYAILSLDAAGAELSEVVQSGKWATALRAENSRTLLVSGGGNDLMGDHFGDYLNTGLPAGTPPGDYLNSAFDDALNRVLKHYNTIILQVENDFPGVKVFVHSYDFAIPRPKGPWLGVAMIKAGITEKSDQRAIIKEVVTRFTKRLEQLAAANAGRVFYIGRKTNVPDGSWDDEIHPTSEGFAIVAANFAVELHVEGVTP
- a CDS encoding ELWxxDGT repeat protein, which translates into the protein MMRSRLPLSYLHRSALLTSALALAITATPDQARAQLQTARLIKDANTLSPNTAYNPNITWASATGSQRVVFPMQTFANGTELWVTDGKAKGTRLLKDLIPGPGSSSPQQPTSFGTGTTKKTALLVNRVSTGDQIWITDGTEAGTTRLLENSLPGYQSSTNLLVGTPAGFFFEEINSSRTDDSHELFFSDGTVAGTRSLNPLASDHHTPISDPSAYATATGDSWCYFVANDKEVWRSNGTVAGTTKITTFTTGTPISITVAADRLFITSQLSAGGLQLFVCPIAGGDPVKVGPPDATTWNQMLVIALHDDAFFIAVDGSSNRTLWTSDGTAAGTRRITLMSPDQTTESKITLALNSWKDAIYFSTYHNDIGYELWRTDGTTAGTFPFRAFPPPDSLPVYTDMREFGDSLYFDLTDPYGFEHLWRTRGTSGSTQVVGKSPAFNNPYGLDPLLTNTDTAAFFITGQVQSAIALSMVRSNGGATQLTKSEKSNSSGVPLHPAEGAPFDMLNGLLLAFVKTGLTHELWQMNPDGSKSKAIWKVPTTQLGIQGSVSFRGHLGSSLLFTVDNPGAKHQVWITDGTKKGTLQLADTGSGYAADFVKAGSNYYFAVNYNDEAATTGLWKTNGTPAGTSKVASTDGTTPRPKPGELVALGDVAYALTGPTLWRSDGTAAGTVALKSDWYGQSTDAAAYLSVVAGKLHFTVKTGTLQYLWQSDGTAAGTVAVTPAVDFDAGSMGPAFDLGGAAIFQGDRIQPAPFLWRLDATGTAPVAPYVIGRRVNYWITYSDRQVVAGNQFFYCGIQDGDAELWATDGTANGTRLVKNIYPGTASTSAQSSNPAHLVAAGNLVYFTATDEEHGTELWRSDGTEAGTVLVSDIDPGPESSNPQALRVLGSKLYFTANRRTIGRELYSVDLP
- a CDS encoding PadR family transcriptional regulator gives rise to the protein MVLCLLEKGESYGYALIQEIRRLSGERIEWTDGMLYPVLHRMEARGLIKARWAKSETGRKRKYYRLLEEGRTAMAGHHEQWSLVAGVLAALRKEAHV
- a CDS encoding permease prefix domain 1-containing protein, yielding MFDLKSALKVWRRDLRAAGLKENALLGELECHLIDAMEELVAGGMTAEEAFLSASRSIGTVQVLGAEFGKIEWVHDERKRREAKICFLTLLALFTLGMSVAMLVAPEISDGQRASGMMAIMSLPGLVFAGRALFAAMPVRRFKTAILSGAGMLALAWSCHEAWLLRADEILFGESMAVLLWAVCPAWGLMAGVHWGIQAAVQKHAGNAANPVLH